A window of Solanum stenotomum isolate F172 chromosome 3, ASM1918654v1, whole genome shotgun sequence contains these coding sequences:
- the LOC125859049 gene encoding uncharacterized protein LOC125859049 — protein MHKCPNRLIALLQGGEIYLSEEREQEYSGEEDPQKEDEFKDGEDEPDLCVKKERMSLLYICGSCANIASTALVEFLKLPTTKHATPYKLQWLSECGELRVHRQVMIKFKIGKYQDEVLCDVVPMQACHVLLARPWQHDHSIKHVGRTNKYSLVLNDHEYVLHPMTPSQVNDIHKRMSDSKEKTKCEKEHVEAESQEEEERRKLKGKGQVLLANYKEIREEIESRSYLILITHRDHEYEDVFPKELPRGLPPLRGIEHQIDFVPGSQLPNKLAYRSNPEDTKELQRLVEELLNKGYVKECMSPCVVPVLLVPKKDGTWHICVDCQAINKIMIDLRSGYHQIWMNPGDEWKTAFKTKFGLYEWLVMPFSLTNAPSTFMRLINHVMKPFIGKFMAVYFDDIFIYSKTMHDHVEHLRCVFDLLRKEQLCDNLDKCSFYVNEVAFLGFVVSSRGVEVDESKIDVIKNS, from the exons ATGCATAAATGTCCCAATCGATTGATTGCTCTACTTCAAGGAGGGGAAATATATCTTAGTGAAGAAAGGGAGCAAGAATATAGTGGTGAAGAAGATCCTCAAAAAGAGGATGAGTTCAAAGATGGGGAAGATGAACCGGATCTTTGTGTCAAAAAGGAGAGAATGTCGCTCCTCTATATCTG CGGGAGTTGTGCAAATATTGCTAGTACTGCATTAGTGGAATTCTTAAAGCTTCCTACTACTAAGCATGCTACACCTTACAAACTTCAATGGCTGAGTGAGTGTGGAGAATTGAGGGTGCATCGACAAGTGATGATCAAGTTTAAGATTGGGAAATATCAAGATGAGGTCCTATGTGATGTGGTCCCAATGCAAGCTTGTCATGTGCTACTCGCGAGGCCTTGGCAACATGATCATTCAATCAAACACGTTGGGAGAACAAACAAGTATTCACTTGTGTTGAATGATCATGAGTATGTTCTTCATCCTATGACCCCCTCTCAAGTCAATGATATACATAAAAGGATGAGTGATTCAAAGGAAAAGACGAAGTGTGAAAAGGAACATGTAGAGGCCGAGAGTCAAGAAGAGGAGGAAAGAAGGAAGTTGAAAGGAAAGGGCCAAGTGTTGTTGGCCAATTACAAGGAGATAAGGGAGGAAATTGAATCCAGAAGTTATTTGATCCTTATTACACATAGGGATCAT GAATATGAGGATGTCTTCCCAAAGGAGCTTCCAAGAGGATTGCCCCCTCTTCGGGGAATTGAGCACCAAATTGATTTTGTGCCAGGATCACAATTGCCAAACAAGCTGGCTTATCGAAGCAATCCGGAGGACACCAAGGAGCTACAAAGGCTAGTTGAGGAACTACTTAACAAAGGCTATGTGAAGGAGTGCATGAGTCCATGTGTCGTGCCGGTCCTATTGGTTCCAAAGAAAGATGGAACATGGCACATATGTGTCGATTGCCAAGCCATCAACAAAATTATG ATTGATCTTAGGAGTGGTTATCATCAAATCTGGATGAACCCTGGTGATGAATGGAAAACCGCATTCAAGACCAAGTTTGGTCTATATGAATGGTTGGTGATGCCATTTAGTCTCACTAATGCTCCTAGTACCTTTATGCGTCTCATAAATCATGTGATGAAACCCTTTATAGGGAAATTTATGGCTGtctattttgatgatatctTCATTTATAGCAAGACTATGCATGATCATGTTGAGCATTTGAGATGTGTGTTTGATTTGCTTAGGAAGGAACAACTTTGTGATAATCTTGATAAGTGTTCATTTTATGTTAATGAGGTTGCCTTCTTAGGTTTTGTTGTGAGTTCAAGAGGGGTTGAAGTTGACGAGTCTAAAATTGATGTTATTAAGAATTCTTAG